From Athene noctua chromosome 19, bAthNoc1.hap1.1, whole genome shotgun sequence, one genomic window encodes:
- the TPST1 gene encoding protein-tyrosine sulfotransferase 1 isoform X1 produces MVGKLKQNLLLACLVISSVTVFYLGQHAMECHHRIEERSQPVRMESVRSTVRTASNVNASKTFAYNKDMPLIFIGGVPRSGTTLMRAMLDAHPDIRCGEETRVIPRILAVKQMWARSSKEKIRLDEAGVTDEVLDSAMQAFLLEIIVKHGEPAPYLCNKDPFALKSLTYLARIFPNARFLLMVRDGRASVHSMISRKVTIAGFDLNSYRDCLTKWNRAIETMYNQCMEVGFERCMLVHYEQLVLHPERWMRTLLKFLRIPWNQAVLHHEEMIGKAGGVSLSKVERSTDQVIKPVNVEALSKWVGKIPADVLQDMPVIAPMLAKLGYDPYANPPNYGKPDQKVVENTRRVYKGEFQLPDFLKEVPQPKKTVERKSRGKIK; encoded by the exons ATGGTTGGAAAACTCAAACAGAACTTGCTATTAGCATGTCTGGTGATCAGTTCAGTGACAGTGTTTTATTTGGGCCAACACGCTATGGAGTGTCACCATCGAATAGAAGAACGCAGCCAGCCTGTGAGGATGGAAAGTGTGAGAAGCACAGTAAGAACTGCTTCCAATGTAAATGCAAGCAAAACCTTTGCTTACAACAAAGACATGCCTTTAATATTTATTGGAGGAGTTCCTCGAAGTGGCACTACCTTAATGCGTGCCATGCTTGATGCCCATCCGGATATTCGATGTGGAGAAGAGACAAGGGTAATCCCACGAATTCTGGCAGTTAAGCAGATGTGGGCTAGATCAAGCAAAGAGAAGATCCGACTGGATGAAGCTGGAGTCACAGATGAGGTTCTGGACTCAGCCATGCAAGCATTTTTATTGGAAATCATTGTCAAACATGGGGAGCCTGCTCCATATTTGTGTAACAAAGATCCTTTTGCTTTAAAATCCTTAACTTATCTTGCTAGAATTTTCCCCAATGCCAGGTTTCTTCTAATGGTACGGGATGGTCGTGCATCTGTGCATTCCATGATATCTAGAAAAGTCACAATAGCTGGATTTGACCTGAACAGCTACAGGGACTGCTTGACCAAGTGGAATCGTGCTATAGAAACTATGTATAACCAGTGTATGGAGGTTGGTTTTGAAAGGTGTATGCTGGTACATTATGAACAACTTGTATTGCATCCTGAAAGATGGATGAGAACTCTCTTAAAGTTTCTTCGCATCCCGTGGAACCAAGCAGTGCTGCACCATGAAGAAATGATTGGAAAAGCAGGGGGTGTTTCTCTTTCGAA GGTTGAAAGATCTACTGACCAAGTAATCAAGCCAGTCAATGTGGAAGCACTGTCAAAGTGGGTTGGGAAGATACCTGCTGATGTTCTGCAGGATATGCCTGTGATTGCACCTATGCTAGCAAAACTGGGCTATGATCCGTATGCCAATCCACCAAATTATGGAAAGCCAGATCAAAAAGTTGTGGAAAACACAAGGAGG gtCTATAAAGGTGAATTTCAGCTTCCTGACTTTCTTAAAGAAGTGCCACAG
- the TPST1 gene encoding protein-tyrosine sulfotransferase 1 isoform X2, which translates to MVGKLKQNLLLACLVISSVTVFYLGQHAMECHHRIEERSQPVRMESVRSTVRTASNVNASKTFAYNKDMPLIFIGGVPRSGTTLMRAMLDAHPDIRCGEETRVIPRILAVKQMWARSSKEKIRLDEAGVTDEVLDSAMQAFLLEIIVKHGEPAPYLCNKDPFALKSLTYLARIFPNARFLLMVRDGRASVHSMISRKVTIAGFDLNSYRDCLTKWNRAIETMYNQCMEVGFERCMLVHYEQLVLHPERWMRTLLKFLRIPWNQAVLHHEEMIGKAGGVSLSKVERSTDQVIKPVNVEALSKWVGKIPADVLQDMPVIAPMLAKLGYDPYANPPNYGKPDQKVVENTRRVYKGEFQLPDFLKEVPQTEPME; encoded by the exons ATGGTTGGAAAACTCAAACAGAACTTGCTATTAGCATGTCTGGTGATCAGTTCAGTGACAGTGTTTTATTTGGGCCAACACGCTATGGAGTGTCACCATCGAATAGAAGAACGCAGCCAGCCTGTGAGGATGGAAAGTGTGAGAAGCACAGTAAGAACTGCTTCCAATGTAAATGCAAGCAAAACCTTTGCTTACAACAAAGACATGCCTTTAATATTTATTGGAGGAGTTCCTCGAAGTGGCACTACCTTAATGCGTGCCATGCTTGATGCCCATCCGGATATTCGATGTGGAGAAGAGACAAGGGTAATCCCACGAATTCTGGCAGTTAAGCAGATGTGGGCTAGATCAAGCAAAGAGAAGATCCGACTGGATGAAGCTGGAGTCACAGATGAGGTTCTGGACTCAGCCATGCAAGCATTTTTATTGGAAATCATTGTCAAACATGGGGAGCCTGCTCCATATTTGTGTAACAAAGATCCTTTTGCTTTAAAATCCTTAACTTATCTTGCTAGAATTTTCCCCAATGCCAGGTTTCTTCTAATGGTACGGGATGGTCGTGCATCTGTGCATTCCATGATATCTAGAAAAGTCACAATAGCTGGATTTGACCTGAACAGCTACAGGGACTGCTTGACCAAGTGGAATCGTGCTATAGAAACTATGTATAACCAGTGTATGGAGGTTGGTTTTGAAAGGTGTATGCTGGTACATTATGAACAACTTGTATTGCATCCTGAAAGATGGATGAGAACTCTCTTAAAGTTTCTTCGCATCCCGTGGAACCAAGCAGTGCTGCACCATGAAGAAATGATTGGAAAAGCAGGGGGTGTTTCTCTTTCGAA GGTTGAAAGATCTACTGACCAAGTAATCAAGCCAGTCAATGTGGAAGCACTGTCAAAGTGGGTTGGGAAGATACCTGCTGATGTTCTGCAGGATATGCCTGTGATTGCACCTATGCTAGCAAAACTGGGCTATGATCCGTATGCCAATCCACCAAATTATGGAAAGCCAGATCAAAAAGTTGTGGAAAACACAAGGAGG gtCTATAAAGGTGAATTTCAGCTTCCTGACTTTCTTAAAGAAGTGCCACAG